Proteins co-encoded in one Coregonus clupeaformis isolate EN_2021a chromosome 17, ASM2061545v1, whole genome shotgun sequence genomic window:
- the LOC123492877 gene encoding uncharacterized protein LOC123492877 — protein sequence MLTTKGKRLVWLGIVILIIATMIIWLLGNKNNISKKTKRVDGSLDGSGTIIYHNDPKHPCSTQYKQAEWEPQRWLCYNTTNILKTVVMPGTAFETKYRQQNPTQWIGYDFYLDAHSRNTRDSWWGDTFITTSQTWKPSSYGWTQLAKQWKKIITGVAVDNTKVQFTINSTAMPLNKKKCAHIRICAWATGTDPCWELGLCPNITANNGTELSNKTGGTIKPVERPGKNSKIQIIDPDSPVDDWFKITTGVSRIDNNWLLMVEQAAKASGADCVVCMGARPLLQVVPSALGLDCLVDVMNKTIPSENCSSWDKIYPLTTAEKQKPLFSKKVAVGNFTCINRTGAGVRLGKLNDTQCYSVETVNMAFKPKARSDIWWWCGDDRLFDRLPYNTTGFCASVSLILPVSITPLTVTDLLTTVNVVYPHTWKSRPKRSVMTGDPTYIDSIGIPRGVPDEYKLINQVAAGFESSLCWWCTINKNVDRINYIHYNVQRLGNKTEEGFSAIHEQLSATSPYGFPKPYCCRYASSRKRRSLLYFW from the coding sequence ATGCTTACTACAAAAGGGAAAAGATTGGTATGGCTAGGAATAGTCATACTAATAATAGCCACTATGATCATCTGGTTATTAGGAAATAAAAACAACATATCTAAAAAGACCAAACGAGTTGATGGAAGTCTAGATGGGTCAGGAACAATAATATAccataatgatccaaaacatccCTGTTCTACACAGTATAAACAGGCTGAATGGGAACCACAACGCTGGCTGTGCTATAACACAACCAATATTTTAAAAACCGTGGTTATGCCAGGCACTGCTTTTGAAACAAAATACAGACAACAAAATCCCACACAATGGATAGGATATGATTTTTATTTAGATGCACATTCCAGAAATACAAGAGACTCTTGGTGGGGAGATACCTTTATTACAACATCTCAGACTTGGAAACCCTCATCTTATGGATGGacccaattagcaaaacaatGGAAAAAAATTATCACTGGTGTTGCTGTAGATAACACAAAAGTACAATTCACAATAAATTCCACTGCCATGcctttaaacaaaaaaaaatgtgCACACATTAGGATTTGTGCTTGGGCAACTGGGACTGATCCCTGTTGGGAACTGGGACTTTGCCCCAATATCACGGCAAATAATGGTACTGAACTgtctaacaaaacaggaggcactATAAAACCAGTGGAACGACCAGGGAAAAATAGTAAAATCCAAATAATAGATCCAGACAGTCCAGTGGATGATTGGTTTAAAATAACTACAGGAGTGTCACGCATTGACAACAACTGGCTCCTAATGGTAGAGCAAGCAGCTAAAGCATCAGGAGCAGACTGTGTAGTGTGCATGGGAGCCAGACCACTGCTGCAAGTGGTGCCCTCAGCGCTGGGTTTAGACTGTCTAGTAGATGTAATGAATAAAACTATTCCGTCAGAAAACTGCTCCAGTTGGGATAAAATTTATCCTTTGACTACTGCTGAAAAACAAAAGCCTCTATTTTCAAAGAAGGTAGCTGTAGGAAACTTTACATGCATAAATAGAACCGGTGCTGGGGTCAGACTAGGTAAATTAAACGACACCCAATGTTACTCAGTAGAAACAGTGAACATGGCGTTTAAACCTAAGGCTCGCAGTGACatctggtggtggtgtggagatGATAGATTATTTGACAGGTTACCATACAATACCACAGGATTTTGCGCCTCAGTGTCATTGATATTGCCAGTATCCATTACACCTCTCACCGTCACTGATTTGTTGACCACAGTAAACGTTGTTTACCCACACACCTGGAAGAGCAGGCCAAAGAGATCAGTAATGACAGGTGATCCCACCTACATAGACAGCATTGGAATTCCAAGAGGAGTTCCTGATGAGTATAAATTAATAAACCAAGTAGCAGCAGGTTTTGAATCCTCATTATGTTGGTGGTGTACAATAAACAAGAATGTAGACAGAATCAACTACATCCACTATAACGTGCAGAGATTAGGGAATAAAACTGAAGAAGGGTTCTCCGCCATCCACGAACAATTGTCAGCTACCTCCCCTTATGGCTTTCCAAAACCGTATTGCTGTCGATATGCTTCTAGCAGAAAAAGGAGGAGTCTGCTCTATTTTTGGTGA